A DNA window from Paenibacillus antri contains the following coding sequences:
- a CDS encoding DUF350 domain-containing protein, translating to MSWIDYARIPVWTGMGALLLFLIMYLDSLTTRYHDIQEMKSGNVAVTTRFMMKLIAQAYILGQSIAKSDVIWEAIIISVVSFVLLFVLEWLARTVLSKLTHFQLEEGIHEGKIANALFAGSLHIAGALIIGAV from the coding sequence TTGTCATGGATCGATTACGCCCGAATTCCCGTATGGACGGGAATGGGCGCATTGCTCTTATTTTTAATTATGTATTTGGACTCGCTGACGACCCGCTATCATGACATCCAAGAGATGAAGAGCGGCAACGTGGCGGTAACGACGCGCTTCATGATGAAGCTGATCGCGCAAGCGTATATTTTGGGACAGTCGATCGCGAAATCGGACGTCATCTGGGAAGCGATCATCATCTCCGTCGTCTCCTTCGTGTTGCTGTTCGTTCTGGAATGGCTGGCGCGGACCGTCTTGTCGAAGCTCACCCATTTCCAATTGGAAGAAGGCATACACGAAGGGAAAATCGCCAACGCGCTCTTCGCGGGATCGCTTCATATCGCAGGCGCCCTGATCATCGGAGCGGTCTAA
- a CDS encoding D-alanine--D-alanine ligase family protein: protein MKIRVGVLFGGMSVEHEVSVISGLQAYHAIPRDKYEPVPIYITKEGKWYTGEAVGSIDEYKDLPGLLRKSTNVTLFTNESGAHQLIATRKSWFKNPVVDEIHVAFPVTHGTFGEDGALQGLLEFQKVPYVGCDVLSSALGMDKVVMKAVVRSAGLPVVDFVTFYNHQWSEDPGSCIAKAEAQLKYPVIVKPANLGSSVGIEIAEDTEELTSALGNAFGFADKVIIERVVQNLKEVNCSVIGDHESAEVSVCEEVLKTSEILSYQDKYLNQASKGMSGTSRIIPANISPEMTEEVQALAKQTFLELGCNGVSRIDFLIDQDEGKVYVNEINTIPGSLAFYLWEPKGKSFEQMTGQLIQLALKRHRTKSQLTFSYDTNLLALQGKGGGSKKLGR from the coding sequence ATGAAAATACGCGTCGGAGTCCTATTCGGAGGGATGTCGGTAGAGCACGAGGTGTCCGTCATCTCCGGTCTGCAGGCTTATCATGCGATCCCGAGAGATAAATATGAGCCTGTCCCGATATATATTACGAAAGAGGGCAAGTGGTATACCGGCGAAGCGGTCGGCTCCATCGACGAATACAAGGATCTCCCGGGTTTGCTTCGGAAGAGCACGAACGTAACGCTGTTTACGAACGAGAGCGGAGCGCATCAGTTGATCGCGACCAGGAAATCTTGGTTCAAGAATCCGGTCGTCGACGAAATCCACGTCGCGTTCCCCGTCACCCACGGGACGTTCGGCGAGGACGGCGCGCTGCAGGGCTTGCTAGAGTTCCAGAAGGTGCCTTACGTCGGCTGCGACGTATTGTCCTCGGCGCTCGGCATGGATAAGGTCGTCATGAAAGCCGTCGTCCGCAGCGCCGGGCTGCCGGTCGTGGATTTCGTAACGTTTTACAATCACCAATGGTCGGAGGATCCGGGCTCCTGCATCGCCAAGGCCGAAGCGCAGCTGAAGTACCCGGTCATCGTCAAGCCGGCGAACCTCGGCTCGAGCGTCGGCATCGAGATCGCCGAGGACACGGAAGAGCTGACGAGCGCGCTCGGGAACGCCTTCGGCTTCGCGGACAAGGTCATTATCGAGCGAGTGGTCCAAAATTTGAAAGAGGTCAACTGCTCGGTCATCGGGGACCACGAGTCGGCGGAGGTGTCCGTCTGCGAGGAAGTGCTCAAGACGAGCGAAATTTTGAGCTACCAAGATAAATACTTGAATCAAGCGTCGAAGGGCATGTCCGGGACGAGCCGCATCATTCCCGCCAATATCTCGCCGGAGATGACGGAGGAAGTTCAAGCGTTAGCGAAGCAGACGTTCCTCGAGCTCGGCTGCAACGGCGTGTCGCGGATCGACTTCCTCATCGACCAAGACGAAGGCAAGGTGTATGTCAACGAGATCAATACGATCCCTGGATCGCTAGCGTTCTACCTATGGGAGCCGAAGGGCAAGAGCTTCGAACAGATGACCGGCCAGCTCATTCAGCTCGCGCTGAAGCGGCACCGGACGAAGTCGCAGCTGACGTTCAGCTACGACACGAACCTATTGGCGCTGCAAGGCAAGGGCGGCGGGTCGAAGAAGCTCGGCAGATAA
- a CDS encoding PspA/IM30 family protein, which yields MSLFKRLRDLTLSNVNALIDKAEDPIKLTDQYIRDMTEDLGDAEKAVAAQIALEKKFKRLYEEQVELVEKRTQQAHMAAQAQNVDLARRALEEKKAAESKMAEYKSGYDLNLKLANDLRAKLEEMRKELTELKNKREMLVARYNAAKAQTEINKAMNGFGSDSASAGLKRMEEKMLQMEAQAEASNSLYASKGKSLDDEFKELGKDKAVEDELAALMKQYENKDQ from the coding sequence TTGTCTTTGTTTAAGAGGCTTCGAGATCTCACTCTGTCTAACGTCAACGCGTTGATCGACAAGGCGGAGGATCCGATCAAACTGACGGATCAATACATCCGGGATATGACCGAGGACTTGGGAGACGCGGAGAAAGCGGTGGCCGCGCAGATCGCACTGGAGAAGAAGTTCAAGCGGCTCTACGAAGAGCAAGTCGAGCTCGTGGAGAAACGCACGCAGCAAGCCCATATGGCGGCGCAGGCGCAGAACGTCGACTTGGCGCGCCGCGCGTTGGAAGAGAAGAAAGCCGCCGAAAGCAAGATGGCCGAATACAAGTCCGGGTACGACCTGAACCTGAAGCTGGCCAACGACCTTCGCGCGAAGCTGGAAGAGATGCGCAAGGAATTGACGGAGCTGAAGAACAAGCGCGAGATGCTCGTCGCTCGTTATAACGCGGCGAAGGCGCAGACCGAAATCAACAAAGCGATGAACGGCTTCGGATCCGATTCGGCCTCCGCGGGCCTCAAGCGGATGGAAGAGAAGATGCTTCAGATGGAGGCGCAGGCCGAAGCGAGCAACAGCTTGTACGCGTCTAAGGGCAAGTCGCTCGACGACGAGTTCAAGGAGCTCGGCAAGGATAAGGCCGTCGAAGACGAGCTGGCCGCGCTGATGAAGCAATACGAGAACAAGGATCAATAA
- a CDS encoding alpha/beta fold hydrolase: MNITIDNLQIHYSVKGEGQDVVLLHGWGAELGTFHRIQENLSRFFRVYAIDLPGFGLSSEPPVPWGVEEYTQFVRKFFEQLGISSPILVGHSNGGRISIQYASQYPVKKMILVNSAGIKPKRKPQYYVKVYTYKLVKHVLRLPGLHLYRDRILTYMKGRVGSEDYKNVSGVMQQTLVRVVNTDLRHLLPGIRCSTLLIWGQHDTATPIADAKLMESLLPDAGLAVLNAGHFSYLERPQEFEIIVNKFLENERNNQ, translated from the coding sequence TTGAACATCACCATCGATAATCTACAGATACATTATTCGGTGAAGGGAGAAGGACAGGACGTCGTACTGCTGCACGGCTGGGGGGCGGAACTGGGCACATTCCATAGAATTCAAGAGAATCTGTCCCGCTTTTTCCGCGTATACGCGATCGACTTGCCCGGCTTCGGGTTAAGCTCGGAGCCTCCCGTGCCTTGGGGCGTCGAGGAGTACACGCAGTTCGTCCGCAAGTTCTTCGAGCAGCTCGGCATCTCCTCCCCGATTCTCGTGGGACATTCCAACGGCGGAAGAATCAGCATTCAATACGCCTCGCAGTATCCCGTGAAGAAGATGATTCTCGTCAACAGCGCGGGCATCAAGCCGAAACGCAAGCCGCAGTACTATGTGAAAGTATACACGTACAAGCTCGTGAAGCACGTATTGAGACTTCCGGGACTGCATCTGTACCGGGATCGCATTCTTACTTATATGAAGGGTCGGGTCGGCTCCGAGGACTACAAGAACGTATCGGGGGTCATGCAGCAGACGCTCGTTCGGGTCGTCAATACGGACTTGCGCCATCTGCTGCCGGGCATTCGATGCTCCACGCTGCTGATCTGGGGGCAACACGACACTGCGACGCCGATCGCCGACGCGAAGCTCATGGAATCGCTGCTGCCGGACGCCGGCCTCGCCGTGCTGAACGCCGGGCATTTCTCGTACTTGGAGAGACCTCAAGAGTTCGAAATCATCGTGAATAAATTCCTAGAGAACGAGAGGAACAACCAATGA
- a CDS encoding helix-turn-helix domain-containing protein: MVFAEKLKQERKKRGWSQEDLAEKLFVSRQSVSKWENGQNYPSIEVIIHLSDLFGVTIDELLRSDEGLTKQVIRDSKKLAYPRLKYTFDVLFLLGVVLLASKLGVLLLNKVAGSSIPLAGGSFLWNFGPLLLMVVGGAGSSIMKDKYAEE, from the coding sequence ATGGTGTTCGCCGAGAAGTTGAAACAGGAACGAAAGAAGAGAGGATGGTCCCAAGAGGATTTGGCGGAGAAGCTGTTCGTCAGTCGACAGTCCGTATCCAAATGGGAGAACGGCCAGAACTATCCGAGCATCGAAGTGATCATTCACTTGAGCGATCTGTTCGGCGTAACGATCGATGAATTGTTGCGAAGCGACGAGGGGTTGACGAAACAAGTGATTCGAGACAGCAAAAAGCTGGCGTATCCGCGGCTGAAGTATACGTTCGATGTGTTGTTCCTGCTCGGCGTCGTTCTGTTGGCGAGCAAGCTGGGCGTTCTGCTGCTGAACAAAGTCGCCGGATCGAGCATTCCCTTAGCCGGCGGGTCGTTCCTATGGAACTTCGGACCGCTGCTCCTCATGGTCGTCGGCGGAGCGGGCTCGAGCATCATGAAAGATAAATATGCAGAGGAGTAG
- a CDS encoding ParM/StbA family protein, with translation MNYHFFVGNDNGNSEHDLIIDGKLIQQPNVNCAVDELPWSEEQAPESFIKNLQDQLVVTVDSPAARPGMYYVGKFALESGEVLDNLQIGIDMKCDMDLPIVNTLAQIAAIAVQKAYDEEKKVPEQIDVDVDMATALPVTQHTDETSAKFERRFMTGTHRVTVHLGIHRVAVKIAFPFAKVVPEATPVIFALQKDAEGNWREGDIFEEFVETYELDKKFNGNYFKEKRILHVDIGDGSTEYPVTEGNKFLRQFVHGSHHGTGYAIEEALDEFNRLIHLPDSPRQFFSDVIKNPKHKYHARAIKTLKRPLESQVRQIVQNVKRQLTKTRNEIDLICVYGGGSILMRSLLYPRLEELCVEREMQLLYIPPTYAVQMNAMGLDAFVRGKIYEALKNKAVQPA, from the coding sequence ATGAATTATCATTTTTTCGTAGGCAACGACAACGGAAACAGCGAACATGATCTGATCATAGACGGCAAGTTAATTCAGCAGCCGAACGTCAATTGCGCGGTGGACGAGCTGCCGTGGAGCGAGGAGCAAGCGCCCGAGAGCTTCATTAAGAACCTCCAGGACCAGTTGGTCGTCACGGTCGATTCTCCGGCGGCGCGGCCGGGGATGTATTATGTCGGCAAATTCGCGCTCGAGAGCGGCGAAGTGTTGGACAACCTGCAGATCGGCATCGATATGAAGTGCGACATGGACCTTCCGATCGTCAACACGCTCGCGCAGATCGCGGCGATCGCGGTACAGAAGGCTTACGACGAAGAGAAGAAAGTACCGGAGCAGATCGACGTGGACGTCGATATGGCCACGGCGCTGCCGGTCACGCAGCACACCGACGAGACGTCGGCGAAGTTCGAGCGGCGCTTCATGACCGGAACCCACCGCGTAACGGTTCATCTGGGCATTCACCGCGTGGCGGTCAAGATCGCCTTCCCGTTCGCGAAGGTCGTCCCGGAAGCGACGCCCGTCATCTTCGCGCTCCAGAAGGACGCGGAAGGCAACTGGCGGGAAGGGGACATTTTCGAGGAATTCGTAGAAACCTATGAGCTGGACAAGAAGTTCAATGGCAACTACTTCAAGGAGAAACGGATCCTTCATGTAGATATCGGCGACGGTTCGACGGAATATCCCGTTACCGAAGGGAACAAGTTCCTCCGTCAATTCGTCCACGGCAGCCACCATGGGACCGGATATGCCATCGAAGAAGCGCTGGACGAGTTCAACCGGCTCATCCACTTGCCCGACAGCCCGAGACAGTTTTTCAGCGACGTCATCAAAAATCCGAAGCATAAGTACCACGCCCGCGCGATCAAGACGTTGAAGCGGCCGCTCGAAAGCCAAGTCCGCCAGATCGTACAGAACGTCAAGCGGCAGCTGACCAAGACGCGGAACGAGATCGACTTGATCTGCGTCTACGGCGGAGGCAGCATCCTCATGCGTTCGCTGCTCTATCCGCGGCTCGAGGAGCTGTGCGTCGAAAGGGAGATGCAGCTGTTGTACATCCCGCCGACCTATGCGGTGCAGATGAATGCGATGGGACTGGATGCCTTCGTTCGCGGGAAAATCTACGAGGCGCTGAAGAATAAAGCCGTGCAGCCGGCCTAA
- a CDS encoding nucleotide excision repair endonuclease produces MITITVPTPDVTIYKQQAPELSHIYGFTDFHLITREKGGIFMFYNDKDELLFVGKARKLRQRIKKHFEDTVSPIKDHRNEVAKIEVCHVDDPVEREIYETYIANKLGARYNPDKLTNQ; encoded by the coding sequence ATGATTACGATAACGGTCCCGACGCCGGACGTCACGATTTACAAACAGCAAGCTCCCGAGCTGAGCCACATCTACGGCTTTACCGACTTCCACCTGATCACCAGGGAGAAGGGCGGCATCTTCATGTTCTATAACGACAAGGACGAATTGCTCTTCGTCGGGAAAGCCCGGAAGCTGCGGCAGCGTATCAAGAAGCACTTCGAAGATACGGTATCGCCGATCAAGGACCATCGGAACGAAGTGGCGAAGATCGAGGTGTGCCACGTAGACGACCCCGTAGAGCGGGAAATTTACGAAACGTATATCGCGAACAAGCTCGGAGCCCGGTACAACCCGGATAAGCTGACGAACCAATAG
- a CDS encoding UDP-N-acetylmuramoyl-tripeptide--D-alanyl-D-alanine ligase, which produces MTLVAVLQIVSIAVWAIYAGRKLIKSMHMLQLNSYRNLRLWNWYMGNFKRTIRVMDVLPIVPLILFAMDKPLWGHIAWIAAFLLLTLTVPKEIEKKKLVYTARVKRLLTTTAILLVVLVGALLPWTPFAALAMYAVTLLPAVFILLANTVNKPIEHQINNYYINDARKKIERHASTQVIGITGSFGKTSVKHFLSTVLSQSYHVLMTPESYNTPMGVTKTIRTYLQPTHEIFISEMGAKQKGDIKEICDIVHPKYGIITAIGEQHLETFKSLENVKATKFELAEALPADGVAFLNLDDENVADQLRKSNLRCKVVTYGSRNPDTDYYAENVRYSRNGCAFAVRVRNGAVQEFETALLGEHNIQNLLACIAVGDTLGIPLPKLAMYIRKVKPVKHRLELKKNGNLTILDDSFNSNPVGSKAALAVLAQMPEKKILVTPGMIELGAKEYEYNYAFAEAAAKVCDYIILVGPKQTKPMQDALQAAGYANFRVAKHLQEGLQFLQGFANEHTVVLLENDLPDNYNE; this is translated from the coding sequence ATGACGCTAGTAGCGGTGTTACAAATCGTCAGCATTGCGGTCTGGGCGATCTATGCGGGCAGGAAGCTGATCAAGAGCATGCATATGCTGCAGCTGAATTCCTACCGCAATCTGCGGCTGTGGAACTGGTACATGGGAAATTTCAAGCGAACGATCCGCGTCATGGACGTCTTGCCGATCGTTCCCTTGATCCTGTTCGCCATGGACAAACCGTTATGGGGTCACATCGCTTGGATCGCGGCGTTCCTGCTCTTGACGCTGACCGTACCGAAGGAAATCGAAAAGAAGAAGCTGGTCTATACCGCCCGCGTGAAGCGGCTGCTGACGACGACGGCGATCTTGCTGGTCGTCTTGGTCGGCGCGCTCCTGCCGTGGACACCGTTCGCAGCCTTGGCCATGTACGCGGTCACCCTGCTTCCCGCGGTCTTCATCCTCCTTGCGAATACCGTCAATAAACCGATCGAGCATCAGATCAACAATTATTATATTAACGATGCGCGCAAGAAAATCGAGCGGCACGCCTCGACGCAGGTCATCGGGATCACCGGTTCGTTCGGGAAGACGAGCGTGAAGCATTTTCTATCGACGGTGTTGTCTCAGTCCTATCATGTGCTCATGACGCCGGAGAGCTACAATACGCCGATGGGCGTCACCAAGACGATCCGCACGTACCTGCAGCCGACGCACGAGATATTCATCAGCGAGATGGGCGCGAAGCAGAAGGGCGACATCAAGGAAATTTGCGATATCGTGCATCCGAAATACGGCATCATTACGGCGATCGGGGAGCAGCACTTAGAAACCTTCAAGAGTTTGGAAAATGTGAAAGCGACCAAATTCGAGCTCGCCGAAGCGCTGCCCGCGGACGGCGTCGCGTTCCTCAATTTGGACGACGAGAACGTGGCCGATCAGCTGCGGAAGTCGAACCTGCGATGCAAGGTCGTGACGTACGGCAGCCGCAACCCGGACACGGATTATTACGCGGAGAACGTTCGCTATTCCCGCAACGGCTGCGCCTTCGCGGTGCGGGTCCGGAACGGCGCGGTTCAGGAGTTCGAAACCGCGCTGCTCGGCGAACACAACATTCAAAACCTGCTGGCGTGCATCGCCGTCGGCGATACCTTGGGCATTCCGCTGCCGAAGCTGGCGATGTATATCCGCAAGGTCAAACCCGTCAAGCATCGGTTGGAGCTCAAGAAGAACGGGAATTTGACGATTCTCGACGACAGCTTCAATTCGAATCCGGTCGGCTCCAAGGCGGCGCTCGCGGTGCTAGCGCAGATGCCTGAGAAGAAGATTCTCGTGACCCCCGGAATGATCGAGCTGGGCGCGAAAGAGTATGAATACAATTATGCCTTCGCCGAAGCGGCCGCGAAGGTGTGCGATTATATTATTCTAGTCGGGCCGAAGCAGACGAAGCCGATGCAGGATGCGCTGCAAGCCGCCGGTTACGCGAACTTCCGCGTGGCGAAGCATCTCCAAGAAGGGCTTCAGTTCCTGCAAGGGTTCGCGAACGAACACACCGTCGTCCTTCTCGAGAACGACTTGCCCGACAATTATAACGAATAA